The DNA segment GCTTCGCCCACATCCAATCGGTTCCCGAACCGACGCTCTCGCTCGAGCGAACCCTCAGCGACGAGCAACCGGAGCCGGGTGAGGAGGTCGACGTCACCGTCACCATCACGAACGACTCGGGCCGGTTGTTAGCGGACCTTCGAATCATCGACGGCGTCCCGGCAGGCCTCGCCATCACCGACGGCTCCGCCCGCATCGGCACCGCGCTTCGCCCCGAGGAGTCTGTCGACCTCGAGTACACGGTCACCGCGAGACGAGGGACACACACGTTCGATCCGGCCGTGATCTTGACGAGAGACCTCTCTCGAGCGAGCGAGAAAGAATACTATCTCGGCGTGGAAACGACGATGACGGCAGAACCAACGCTGAAGCCGCTCGCAACGCAGGTCCCGTTACAGCCCGCAGCCGCCGCTTTCTCCGGGCAGTTGACGACGGCTGACGCCGGCGAAGGTATGCAGTTCCACTCCATTCGTGAGTACCAGCGAAACGACCCGCTCAACCGCATCGACTGGAACCGTCACGCCCGCTCCGGCGAACTCGCCACCCTCCAGTTCCACGAGGAACGAGCGGCCCGCGTCGTCATCCTGATCGACGCTCGCAAATCGTCGTATCTGGCACCGGAGCCGGATGCTCCACACGCCGTCGACCGCTCGGTCGAAGCTGCCGGACGCATCGCCGCATCGTTGCTCGACACCGGCGACACGGTCGGGCTGGCGGCGCTCGGCCCAGTCGACCGGACCGGTGACCGAAAACTCGACTTGCGAAACACCTGCTGGCTCGCGCCGTCCTCGGGCCAACACCATCGTGGGCAGCTACGGTCGCTGCTGTCTTCACACCCGCAGTTCTCGACGGTCCCGCCCAACGGTCGAACCCAGTGGCACCCACAGCTTCGACTCATCCGCCAGCGACTCACCTCCGAGACGCAGGTCGTCCTCTTTACGCCGCTGTGTGACGATGCCAGCGTCCGTATCGCCCGACGGCTCGGTGCCCGTGGTCACGCTGTGACCGTTATCAGCCCGGACCCGACGGCAGAACGCACGACGAGTCAACAGCTCGCTCGAGTCGGCCGTCGAATCCGGCGATTCGACCTCCAGCGAGCCGGCATTCCCGTCATCGATTGGACGGCCGAGCAGTCGATAGACGAAGCCGTTGCCCGCGCCAACAGCGGTGATTCCCGATGATGGAGCTGACCCGAAAACCCACCCGGCGAAACACGGCCGCATCGATCACCGCGGCGCTCGGCACACTGGTCGTCATCGGCTCCGGTTCACCGGCCGGCGGGCTGTTCGGCCTGGTCGGGCTCGGCCTGCTCGCGCTGGGACTCCATCGCGGGGTTCGACTCGGCGTCGATCTCGGAGGAGGCATCCTCTTTATCAGTGTCGTCCTCGGCGGGTTACAGGGTCTCTCCCCCGAAGCGAGCGTCATCGGTGCTGTCGGCACACTGCTAGCCTGGGATCTCGCCAACAGCGCCGTCGAACTCGGGGAACAACTCGGTCGCGAGACCGTCACCGGGCGGCTCGAGTCCGCCCACATCGTCACGAGTCTCGCCGTCGGTCTCCTCTCGGCGACGGTCGGCTACGGCGTGTTCGTCTTCAGCGGAGCCGGCTACTCCCTCGGCGTCGTCGTCCTCCTGATCCTGGCCGTCGTCTTTTTGATCGCCGGGCTTCGCTCGAGTCGACCGGAAGCCGCCTGAAAACGGCCTGCCCCCGCACTGGGATATGCCAGGTCTGTTAGAATCCTTTTGTACACACACAATCCACATGCTGAATACACAGTGTGACTACGCCCACGACTGAGAGAGAATCTACGATGGGGAGTAATCGGTCAGTACTGGTGAACAAGGTAGTGAATCTCATTATTTCCCAGTCAATTTTTCTTTCAGGTGAGTTTTTATTGGATCGAGAATTGTTGTCAATGTGTTTGTCTCTGTCCCAGCTGGCCAATTCTTCTCCCTCTCATTCTAAAAGGAAGAGGTAGTAAGCTGAAGTCGGGGTTTCGTCAGTTTTTCAGCGCTAGCCCCTCAGTGTATAGAGAGTTATTCGACTTGTAGCATCTCCCGAACCATGTACGGATGGCCGTATCCACAGTCATGGGTACAGACGAAATCGAACGTTCCGGTTTCGTCGGTGACGAACGACGTCTGGACAGGTTCGTCTGCGGTGCTCAACACCATCATTTCGACGTCGTGTCCAGGTATGATCAGCTCGTGATCCAACATCGTTAACTCGTTCTCATCGTGGCCATCGTCATCGTGGCCATCGTCATCGTGGCCATTGTGAGCGTGGTCGTGAGCCTCTTCGTATACTTCCTCAATCGTAGCGTCCTCAGGTTCAGGAATAGTCCCATCCTCGACGTGCTGTTTCGTCCGTTCCAGCGCATCAAAGTCCTCGAGTATCGTTTCAACAGGCTCAGGTAGATCTCCGAACGCGTCGCTTGCATGATCGTTGATCGCGACGATGGTTAGCTCGGTTCCCTCTGGGACTTCGATTAACTCGTGTTCAGTTCCATCTTCGTCGAACGCAGCAAACCCCCAATGATAGGCGACGATGTAGTAGGTTTCGTCACCGGGCTCGTCACCGAGACCAACGTCATCTAAGCACCCAGCGATGAGTGCTGTGGCACCGATTCCCCCACTTTGTAAGACTGTCCGTCTGTTGTACAATTCGTTCATTGTCCCTCACACATATATAAATGATATTTTCTGGGAAAAATGCAGCGTAGTTTCCTGTTATGTGAGAACAAGGAGCACGCATTAAGTATGATGATGGAAATGGATTTCCGTGATGAGGGTTCCAACAGAGAAGATATGTCCTGATTGGCGTGTGCCCGGTTCGATCACAGACTGATACGGTCTGCTGTAATTTTTTCCCGGCGATTGCCGACCCGGTATGGGCAATCACCGGGAAGAGACGACAGTAAACCGTATGAACACTCGAGCGGGCAAAGAATAGCGAATACTCGATCCAAATTCAGACGCCGATATACTCCTCGTTGAGTTCCCATTCCCCGTTGCCGTTGCGGACCATGTACTCGCCGTAGTAGGGGACGCGGTTGGCGACGACCTCCCGGAACGCCTCGCGGATTTCGGGTTTGGTCATCTCACCCATCGGTCGGAGGTCGTCGTTGCGGTTCAGACAGCCCTTGAGATAGCCCTGGTGAGTTACCCGAACGCGGTGACAGTTCGCGCAGAACGTCGGATTTTCGACGGGGTCGACGATTTCCACCATGCCGCGCCGCTCGTTGCTCGGTTCACTAACGGATTCCCCACTCGAGCCGTCGGCACTGATCCAGTAGCGTTTGCGGTCGTGCATCTCCCGGTGTTCGATTTCGTCGGCCTGTTCGGCCAACCAGTCGTGGACGCGCTCGATGTCGACGTTCCATTCCGGTTTGCCAGTGAGTTCGGGCATGTATTCGATCAACTGGAGCTGTAATCCCTCGTTTTCGGCGACGTGATCGACCATCTTCGGGACGTAGCCCGCAGTGTGTTCGAAGACGACCATGTTGAGTTTGACCGGATCGAGACCGGCAGCAAGCGCTGCCTCCACGCCCTCGATAACCTTGTCGTAGGCACCGCTTTTGGTCACTGCGGCGAACGCTTCCGGGTCGAGGGCGTCCTGAGAAACGTTTACCCGGTCGAGGCCCGCCTCGACCAGATCCTCGGCGCGCCCGGGGAGGAAGGTGCCGTTCGTCGTCAGCGACACCTCCATCGAGTCGGGCGTCCGCTCGATAATCTCCTCGAGGTCCTGGCGGAGCATCGGTTCACCACCCGTGAACTTGACCGCGTTGATGTCGAACTCCTCGGCAACCTCGAGAAAACGGACGACGTCGTCGG comes from the Natronosalvus amylolyticus genome and includes:
- a CDS encoding DUF58 domain-containing protein; protein product: MNVKRIPLLVGVAILLAALSILVGVTDLNVTQGFVAAVGLVAIGAALNGFARRRRAVETAETTDPEHRTTVPVPGANFSETINQFRTDTYTFATGSRQVLEGLQGAAVAVLTRFEGLSEEAAKHQIETGEWTSDERVAAFLSPELEAPGRPIRSRLAAVLDRESSFRSDVRRTTAAIAAIGYTGLEAAAPESIPQSDAETLENVVPRTTAASTTGLHLTAVRDTGYWTGVGGLALLAVGLGAVAESPSVVLAGVVAAGYAGFAHIQSVPEPTLSLERTLSDEQPEPGEEVDVTVTITNDSGRLLADLRIIDGVPAGLAITDGSARIGTALRPEESVDLEYTVTARRGTHTFDPAVILTRDLSRASEKEYYLGVETTMTAEPTLKPLATQVPLQPAAAAFSGQLTTADAGEGMQFHSIREYQRNDPLNRIDWNRHARSGELATLQFHEERAARVVILIDARKSSYLAPEPDAPHAVDRSVEAAGRIAASLLDTGDTVGLAALGPVDRTGDRKLDLRNTCWLAPSSGQHHRGQLRSLLSSHPQFSTVPPNGRTQWHPQLRLIRQRLTSETQVVLFTPLCDDASVRIARRLGARGHAVTVISPDPTAERTTSQQLARVGRRIRRFDLQRAGIPVIDWTAEQSIDEAVARANSGDSR
- a CDS encoding DUF7519 family protein; translation: MMELTRKPTRRNTAASITAALGTLVVIGSGSPAGGLFGLVGLGLLALGLHRGVRLGVDLGGGILFISVVLGGLQGLSPEASVIGAVGTLLAWDLANSAVELGEQLGRETVTGRLESAHIVTSLAVGLLSATVGYGVFVFSGAGYSLGVVVLLILAVVFLIAGLRSSRPEAA
- the moaA gene encoding GTP 3',8-cyclase MoaA, with amino-acid sequence MLADEFGREVTGVRISLTDRCNFDCIYCHNEGLGDTRGPMDPQDDEMETDDVVRFLEVAEEFDINAVKFTGGEPMLRQDLEEIIERTPDSMEVSLTTNGTFLPGRAEDLVEAGLDRVNVSQDALDPEAFAAVTKSGAYDKVIEGVEAALAAGLDPVKLNMVVFEHTAGYVPKMVDHVAENEGLQLQLIEYMPELTGKPEWNVDIERVHDWLAEQADEIEHREMHDRKRYWISADGSSGESVSEPSNERRGMVEIVDPVENPTFCANCHRVRVTHQGYLKGCLNRNDDLRPMGEMTKPEIREAFREVVANRVPYYGEYMVRNGNGEWELNEEYIGV